The following coding sequences lie in one Flagellimonas eckloniae genomic window:
- a CDS encoding DUF4270 family protein: MEKKIGLLIIVLLMIIACNEDSLTTDFVAGDVFTDSNIRVVLVDTSTVEISTMKFDSIITSQATRMLVGKYTDPVFGTVQSSSYAQLLPSSYTIDAEAEYDSIVFYLNYDEYYYNDTLQQNSIHIKKLNEQLKPADDTSFYNTSTISYEDDDLGFISFAPRPLQTDSLEIKIDDGFGIALFENLQEKTITDSDEFTEYLKGIVFKPDEADDGSVLGFSITSSLMRLYFSTSVEDERIQEYLDFTINTSTTPMPFYNQITAEDANTYIESLTDQEINLESSQSENQSYIQSGIGIATRIQFPHIKSIYDIPGTGTILDAVLKIKPTEGSYDDQLPLRDNISVYLVDQNNDLTGQLFTSDGSTILATLNTDDEEFNDIYYEVYLGSYIEELLQAERETNEALILLPSDYSATVDRFVLNGNNSADYQTTLELTYAIYDEDE; this comes from the coding sequence ATGGAAAAGAAAATAGGTTTGCTGATCATTGTATTGTTAATGATTATAGCCTGCAATGAAGACAGTCTGACAACAGATTTTGTTGCAGGTGATGTTTTTACTGATAGTAATATTCGTGTAGTACTGGTTGATACAAGTACGGTAGAAATATCAACAATGAAATTTGACAGCATCATAACTTCTCAAGCCACCCGGATGCTGGTGGGCAAGTACACAGACCCTGTTTTTGGAACAGTTCAAAGTTCCAGTTATGCACAGCTGTTGCCCTCTTCTTATACCATTGATGCTGAGGCGGAATATGACAGTATTGTCTTTTATTTAAATTATGATGAATACTATTATAATGATACCCTTCAGCAAAATAGCATCCATATTAAGAAACTGAATGAGCAATTAAAGCCTGCGGATGACACTAGTTTTTACAACACCAGCACAATTTCTTATGAAGATGACGATCTTGGTTTTATAAGCTTTGCTCCAAGGCCTCTGCAAACAGATTCTTTGGAAATTAAAATTGATGATGGCTTTGGAATAGCGCTTTTTGAAAACCTACAGGAAAAAACAATCACAGATTCTGATGAGTTTACGGAGTATTTAAAAGGTATTGTATTTAAACCAGATGAAGCCGATGATGGTTCCGTACTGGGCTTTTCAATTACTTCAAGTCTAATGCGCCTCTATTTTAGCACTTCTGTTGAAGATGAACGGATTCAGGAGTATTTGGATTTTACAATAAACACCTCAACCACTCCCATGCCTTTCTATAATCAGATTACTGCGGAAGATGCAAACACCTATATAGAAAGTCTTACAGATCAAGAAATAAACTTGGAGAGTTCCCAATCGGAAAATCAGAGTTATATACAATCAGGTATTGGGATAGCCACAAGAATTCAATTTCCACATATAAAATCCATATATGATATTCCTGGAACCGGGACCATTTTAGATGCTGTCCTTAAAATAAAACCTACAGAAGGCTCTTATGATGATCAGTTGCCGTTAAGGGACAATATCTCTGTATATCTAGTTGATCAAAACAATGACCTCACCGGGCAACTATTTACTTCAGATGGTTCAACCATTCTGGCAACACTAAATACCGATGATGAAGAATTCAACGACATCTACTATGAGGTCTACCTGGGCAGTTATATTGAAGAACTACTTCAGGCCGAAAGGGAAACCAACGAAGCACTAATTCTTTTACCAAGTGACTATAGCGCCACAGTGGACAGATTTGTTTTGAATGGAAACAACAGCGCTGACTACCAAACAACATTAGAGCTAACCTATGCTATATATGATGAAGATGAATAA
- a CDS encoding Kelch repeat-containing protein → MSLTVLFLTSCSNDDEDEDLGNWVDRSVFDGSPRSGASSFTIGNTGYIALGYDGDDYLNSVWAYDMDGDFWSQKADFPGVARNAAVGFEIDGTGYVGSGYDGLDELGDFYSYNPSANTWAEIASLSTTTRRSAVAFGINGFGYFGTGYDGENDRKDFWKYDPSTDSWSELVGFGGDKRRAATTFTIGNNVYLGTGVSNGSYLDDFWVFDSTTETWTSKLDLDEEDDYSITRSNAVGFTISGYGYIACGELGGTATSVWQYDPSDDTWEEKTNFEGASRQDPIAFSNSSRAFVGLGRTGSLYLDDFDEFFPFEEYDEDD, encoded by the coding sequence ATGAGTTTGACAGTTCTTTTCCTTACAAGTTGTTCCAATGATGATGAGGATGAGGATTTGGGTAATTGGGTTGACAGGTCCGTTTTTGATGGTAGTCCGCGGAGTGGCGCATCAAGCTTTACAATCGGAAATACCGGGTATATAGCTTTAGGGTATGATGGGGACGATTACCTTAATTCTGTTTGGGCATATGACATGGACGGAGACTTTTGGTCCCAAAAGGCAGATTTTCCTGGAGTGGCCAGAAATGCAGCGGTTGGCTTTGAAATTGATGGAACTGGATATGTAGGTTCCGGATATGACGGATTGGACGAACTGGGAGATTTTTATTCCTACAATCCAAGTGCCAATACATGGGCTGAAATCGCAAGCTTATCAACCACCACACGAAGAAGTGCTGTAGCCTTTGGAATAAACGGGTTTGGTTATTTTGGAACGGGTTACGATGGTGAAAACGACCGTAAGGATTTTTGGAAGTATGATCCTTCCACAGACTCATGGTCAGAACTTGTTGGTTTTGGAGGTGATAAAAGAAGGGCCGCTACCACCTTTACCATTGGGAACAATGTTTATTTGGGAACTGGGGTATCCAATGGAAGTTATTTAGATGATTTTTGGGTTTTTGATTCCACCACGGAGACCTGGACAAGTAAATTAGATTTGGATGAAGAAGATGATTATTCCATTACACGAAGCAACGCAGTTGGGTTTACCATAAGTGGATATGGTTACATTGCCTGTGGCGAACTTGGAGGTACAGCAACATCGGTATGGCAATATGATCCATCAGATGACACTTGGGAAGAAAAAACCAACTTTGAAGGCGCAAGTAGACAAGATCCCATTGCATTTTCCAATTCATCTAGGGCCTTTGTGGGACTTGGACGAACGGGCAGTCTTTATTTAGATGACTTTGATGAATTTTTCCCTTTTGAGGAATATGACGAAGATGACTAG
- a CDS encoding DUF4907 domain-containing protein produces the protein MKWFSLTILLLLFIGLLLYLISERGTKEKKSEFKVQVVATESGFGYQILNGEKILIKQDFIPAVQGDKPFATAKDAQLIGNLVAQKLSNGESPVVHLKEIENLNITLPLN, from the coding sequence ATGAAGTGGTTCAGCCTTACAATTCTACTGCTACTTTTTATAGGTTTGTTGCTTTATTTGATTTCCGAACGTGGAACAAAAGAGAAAAAAAGCGAGTTCAAGGTCCAAGTTGTTGCCACAGAGAGTGGATTTGGTTACCAAATACTTAATGGAGAAAAAATACTTATTAAACAAGATTTTATCCCAGCTGTACAAGGAGACAAACCATTTGCAACTGCCAAAGATGCCCAACTAATAGGAAACTTGGTCGCTCAAAAACTATCAAATGGCGAAAGCCCAGTGGTACATTTAAAAGAGATTGAAAATCTAAATATTACCTTACCATTAAACTAA
- a CDS encoding sensor histidine kinase, with the protein MGSEKRRVQQVLLHLVLWLTFYSIWLFPFITQSRPMPPNLPIRMVLLVFLFYFNYFFLVPKLLLKKKTLIYLSVSTAIVLGLVVLMLYNFPEQEISRQNGPRPPLSPFAKYTIGLYVPFVISTLLKIYTEWRKNDDLRQIVEKEKINSELQFLKTQLNPHFLFNSLNAIYSLSVKKSPDTSDAIINLSELMRYMLYEADKGFVPLKKELEYIQNFVKLQRLRLSDSENVTLKISGEYREKIIPPLLFISFIENAFKYGTDFEGKTNVKISLSIKDDSLHLYVMNKIGAFKKKSKNSGVGLINIKNRLDLLYPDSHELIVSDDGKTYEVNLTLKL; encoded by the coding sequence ATGGGGAGTGAAAAAAGACGGGTTCAACAAGTATTACTACATCTTGTCTTATGGCTTACTTTCTACAGTATTTGGCTATTTCCTTTTATTACCCAGTCAAGACCCATGCCCCCAAACTTGCCCATTCGTATGGTGTTACTGGTGTTCTTGTTTTATTTCAATTATTTTTTCCTCGTCCCCAAATTACTACTCAAGAAAAAAACGCTCATCTATTTATCGGTTTCAACAGCTATCGTGTTAGGTCTTGTTGTTTTGATGCTATATAATTTTCCGGAACAAGAAATTTCCAGGCAAAACGGTCCTAGACCGCCATTAAGTCCATTCGCCAAGTATACAATCGGATTGTATGTTCCCTTTGTAATAAGTACGCTCTTAAAAATTTATACTGAATGGAGAAAAAACGATGATTTACGCCAAATAGTGGAGAAAGAAAAGATAAACTCAGAGCTTCAGTTCTTAAAGACCCAATTGAATCCTCATTTCCTATTTAATTCATTGAATGCCATCTATTCCTTATCCGTAAAAAAATCTCCTGATACTTCGGATGCCATTATTAACCTATCCGAATTGATGCGTTACATGCTTTATGAAGCCGATAAAGGTTTTGTTCCCTTGAAGAAGGAACTGGAATACATTCAAAACTTTGTAAAGCTGCAACGCCTTAGATTGTCCGATAGTGAAAATGTAACCCTGAAAATTTCTGGAGAATATCGAGAAAAAATAATCCCTCCCTTACTGTTTATTTCCTTTATTGAAAATGCCTTTAAATATGGAACCGATTTTGAAGGAAAGACCAATGTCAAGATAAGCCTTTCTATCAAAGATGATTCTTTACACCTATATGTAATGAATAAAATTGGGGCTTTCAAAAAGAAGTCTAAAAACTCTGGTGTTGGACTTATCAATATTAAAAATCGTTTGGACTTGCTGTATCCAGATTCTCATGAATTAATTGTTTCTGACGACGGTAAAACCTATGAGGTAAATCTCACCCTAAAACTATAA
- a CDS encoding LytR/AlgR family response regulator transcription factor has product MRCIIIDDEPLAIDVLTEYCAKLDFMEVVGTFTNPLESITTIKDSKIDLIFCDIELPQMSGLDFIGSLENRPFFIFTTAYSQYAVEGFELNAVDYLVKPIPYHRFIKAVSRVKELMSSAKKPIDANVFSSHGETNEAKKFIFVKAEYESIKIDLDSIEYIQGLKDYLKIHIVNTNKTILTLMSFKEMQDKLPSNQFLRVHKSFIINVNFIKTVQRNRIVIRDMHIPIGESYKAEFFAVLGL; this is encoded by the coding sequence ATGAGATGTATAATTATTGATGACGAGCCTTTGGCAATAGATGTCTTAACCGAATATTGTGCAAAACTGGACTTTATGGAAGTTGTTGGCACGTTTACAAATCCCTTGGAATCCATTACAACTATCAAAGACAGTAAAATTGACCTTATTTTTTGCGATATAGAATTACCCCAGATGAGTGGATTGGATTTTATAGGTTCTTTGGAAAACCGTCCCTTCTTTATTTTTACAACAGCCTATTCGCAGTATGCCGTTGAAGGGTTTGAACTTAACGCAGTTGATTATTTGGTCAAACCAATTCCATATCACCGTTTTATAAAAGCGGTTTCCCGAGTAAAAGAGCTTATGTCCTCCGCTAAAAAACCAATCGATGCCAATGTGTTCTCATCCCATGGCGAAACCAATGAGGCCAAGAAATTCATTTTTGTGAAAGCGGAATATGAAAGTATTAAAATAGATTTGGACAGTATTGAATATATTCAAGGATTAAAGGATTATTTAAAGATTCATATTGTCAACACCAATAAAACCATATTGACTCTTATGAGCTTTAAAGAGATGCAGGATAAACTCCCCTCAAATCAGTTTCTTAGGGTTCATAAATCATTTATAATAAATGTGAATTTCATTAAAACCGTTCAGAGGAATAGAATTGTTATACGAGACATGCATATCCCGATTGGTGAAAGCTACAAAGCGGAATTTTTCGCTGTTCTAGGCTTGTAA
- a CDS encoding mannitol dehydrogenase family protein — protein sequence MGKTIFLNQENLPSIAGQVSCPSYDRSDIKTGIVHVGVGGFHRAHQAFYTDELLEKGKSNDWGICGVALLPFDDKIYQVLKKQDGLYTLIIKELDGSLSIRVIGSLVEYHFAPENPKAVIEKMANHETKIISLTITEGGYNYDEATGEFIFDNPNIQHDLKNPNFPSTIFGYLAQAFKLRKERGTQGCTIQSCDNIQGNGHITEKMVLSYIGKAEPGLVEWVRNKVSFPNSMVDRITPVTVQKDIELLLRETGIKDEWPVVCEPFRQWVIEDDFCSGRPAWEKMGAQFVDDVAPYERMKLSLLNAGHSILGILGALVGYSTIDEVVNDQEIASFLATFMDKEATPSLGTLEGINLKEYKISLIERFGNQNIKDQVSRICSESSAKIPKFLLPTVKYQIANDENFSHSAFVIAAWAIYSLGKDENESQLEIMDVMETLLYKKAKEAQENPIVFLGIEAVFGNLRDSKNFVSTYLKAYKTIKEKGIKKAIADFKY from the coding sequence ATGGGAAAAACGATTTTTCTTAACCAAGAAAACCTGCCAAGTATTGCTGGTCAAGTTTCCTGTCCTTCGTATGACAGAAGTGATATTAAAACGGGAATTGTACATGTGGGCGTGGGCGGATTTCATAGAGCACATCAGGCTTTCTATACCGATGAACTTCTGGAAAAGGGCAAATCCAATGATTGGGGAATATGTGGTGTAGCCCTGTTACCTTTTGATGACAAAATATATCAGGTTCTAAAAAAACAGGACGGATTGTACACCTTGATTATAAAGGAATTGGATGGGTCTCTTTCCATTAGGGTCATAGGATCTTTAGTAGAGTATCACTTTGCACCTGAAAATCCAAAAGCGGTCATAGAAAAAATGGCAAATCATGAAACGAAAATTATTAGTCTTACCATTACAGAGGGAGGCTATAATTATGATGAAGCCACAGGAGAGTTCATTTTTGATAATCCCAACATACAACACGACCTAAAGAATCCCAACTTTCCTAGCACCATTTTTGGCTATCTGGCACAAGCTTTTAAGCTAAGAAAGGAACGGGGAACGCAGGGTTGCACTATTCAATCCTGCGATAATATCCAAGGGAATGGCCATATCACTGAGAAAATGGTATTGAGCTATATTGGGAAAGCCGAACCTGGTTTGGTGGAATGGGTACGGAACAAGGTTTCCTTTCCCAATAGCATGGTAGATCGGATTACCCCTGTGACCGTACAAAAAGATATTGAACTGCTTTTGAGAGAGACAGGGATCAAAGATGAGTGGCCCGTGGTTTGTGAGCCCTTCCGACAATGGGTCATTGAGGATGATTTTTGTTCTGGAAGACCAGCATGGGAGAAAATGGGAGCCCAGTTTGTAGATGATGTGGCCCCCTATGAACGAATGAAGCTGAGCTTGCTCAATGCCGGGCATTCCATATTGGGAATTTTGGGCGCGTTGGTTGGGTATTCAACCATTGATGAGGTGGTGAACGACCAAGAGATTGCCTCGTTTCTTGCTACGTTTATGGATAAAGAAGCAACTCCTTCACTTGGAACCTTGGAAGGAATCAATCTAAAAGAATATAAAATTTCGCTGATAGAGCGGTTCGGAAATCAGAATATAAAGGATCAAGTCTCCAGAATATGTTCTGAAAGCTCTGCAAAGATTCCCAAGTTTCTTTTGCCAACGGTTAAGTATCAAATAGCCAATGATGAGAATTTTAGTCATTCGGCATTTGTCATTGCCGCTTGGGCCATTTATAGTTTAGGGAAAGATGAAAACGAATCACAGCTTGAAATTATGGATGTAATGGAGACCTTATTGTATAAAAAAGCAAAGGAGGCACAAGAGAACCCAATTGTATTTTTAGGAATAGAAGCTGTATTTGGGAACCTGAGGGATTCAAAAAACTTCGTATCAACCTATTTGAAAGCCTACAAAACCATTAAAGAAAAAGGGATTAAGAAAGCAATCGCCGATTTTAAATACTAA
- a CDS encoding purine-cytosine permease family protein, whose product MSDTNDFKQFENLNEEQLPVAKHKLHHWSHFLGLYAGEHVAATEFVIGATFVALGAKTMDIILGLLIGNVLAILSWSLITTPIAVETRMSLYTYLNKIAGDKMTKLYNWANVIIFTVISAAMITVSSTAVRFAFDIPAQLNWYPTNVWFVLVVLIVGIVVVFVAIYGFNAVSKFSGICAPWLFTMFASGALVLMPALSLEVIGETMLGGWEDFMTIGNQSIWTGTNSDGESGIGLLEVVGFAWAANTITHFGLIDMALLRYAKKKSYGWTTSSGMLFGHYIAWIAAGIMGAGTAVLIGKSIVELDPGDVAYYALGWSGFVIVIVAGWTTANANLYRAGLAAQAIFTKYSRKTTTLAVGLVTVIVACFPFVFTQILPLLTYAGLLVVPVGAIVFAEHQIFPKIGLTRYWSSYKKLTTSTPAIASWVLGLIFGFGLDFLNVMSFYYLFIPTWIFTILMYTLLASKFGAKQKYPVEEKEEEVRTRNIEMYQEQKAKEEPVLVPDKSLFTKLLQTIALISLGITLVLAGITMFASQDVTMYTSNREIFYMYAFVCTIVYFITAYWAMQRKNKIQA is encoded by the coding sequence ATGAGCGACACCAACGATTTTAAACAATTCGAAAATCTAAATGAGGAACAACTACCCGTAGCCAAGCATAAATTACATCATTGGAGTCACTTTCTGGGGCTTTATGCAGGTGAGCATGTTGCTGCCACCGAATTTGTTATTGGAGCCACTTTTGTTGCCTTGGGGGCAAAAACCATGGATATTATATTGGGTTTGCTTATCGGTAATGTTCTGGCAATTTTAAGTTGGAGTTTGATTACCACACCAATTGCCGTAGAAACGCGGATGAGCTTGTACACCTATCTCAATAAAATAGCTGGAGATAAGATGACCAAGCTTTATAATTGGGCTAATGTCATCATTTTTACGGTCATATCGGCAGCCATGATTACAGTGTCGTCAACGGCGGTTCGGTTTGCTTTTGACATTCCTGCGCAACTCAACTGGTATCCTACCAATGTATGGTTCGTTTTGGTAGTGTTGATTGTTGGAATTGTTGTGGTTTTTGTGGCAATCTATGGGTTCAATGCCGTATCAAAATTTTCGGGAATCTGCGCACCTTGGTTATTTACCATGTTTGCCAGTGGTGCCTTGGTACTTATGCCCGCCTTGTCCCTAGAAGTAATTGGAGAAACAATGTTAGGTGGATGGGAAGATTTCATGACCATCGGGAACCAATCTATATGGACTGGGACCAACAGTGATGGTGAATCTGGGATAGGATTGTTGGAAGTGGTTGGCTTTGCATGGGCGGCCAATACCATCACCCATTTTGGACTTATTGATATGGCTTTACTTCGATATGCAAAAAAGAAATCCTACGGATGGACCACAAGTTCAGGAATGCTTTTTGGGCACTATATAGCTTGGATCGCAGCAGGAATTATGGGAGCTGGTACAGCTGTACTTATTGGAAAATCCATTGTGGAATTGGACCCGGGAGATGTGGCTTACTACGCTTTGGGATGGTCTGGATTTGTAATTGTAATTGTTGCCGGTTGGACCACGGCCAATGCCAACCTTTACCGCGCCGGCTTGGCAGCACAAGCCATATTTACAAAATATTCCAGAAAAACAACCACGCTGGCGGTTGGTCTGGTAACCGTAATTGTTGCCTGTTTTCCTTTTGTGTTTACCCAGATATTGCCTCTTCTCACTTATGCAGGACTCTTGGTGGTACCTGTGGGTGCCATTGTATTTGCCGAACACCAGATTTTTCCTAAAATAGGATTAACACGTTATTGGTCTTCCTATAAAAAACTTACCACAAGTACTCCAGCCATAGCTTCCTGGGTATTGGGTCTTATTTTTGGATTTGGGTTGGATTTTTTAAATGTAATGTCATTTTACTATTTGTTTATTCCCACTTGGATTTTCACCATTTTGATGTACACACTATTGGCATCCAAATTTGGAGCTAAGCAAAAATATCCGGTTGAAGAAAAAGAAGAAGAGGTTCGTACTAGGAATATCGAAATGTATCAAGAACAAAAGGCTAAAGAAGAACCTGTCCTAGTTCCGGACAAATCGCTTTTCACAAAATTGCTTCAAACTATTGCCCTTATATCACTGGGCATAACTTTGGTGCTTGCGGGGATTACTATGTTTGCCAGTCAGGATGTAACCATGTACACATCAAATAGGGAAATATTTTATATGTATGCCTTTGTTTGTACCATCGTCTATTTTATTACAGCATATTGGGCCATGCAAAGAAAAAATAAAATACAGGCATAA
- a CDS encoding sialate O-acetylesterase — protein MMNYFVRSFYTLYCSRSKTWIKSIILLITIALFSLPSARAQKKLFVFSGQSNMAGRSAITELDFKSISNVYILDDKGNFVSAQNPLNLYSNIRKEAHMQRLGPVYTFARAMHNAYPKDTILLVVNARGGTAIERFMKGDASQYYKKTIARIMQAQKKEPSASLEAIIWHQGESNRSNYSGYLANLKTLISDYRTDLLSPELPLICGQLGLWNANYKNIRKEISKMEVAVPNSHLVESDGLINFDEHHFDSRSQRLLGLRYARKFLEIKGLSKAEILKATKVSSFEALKEMLHQPIENYIMVAAHRGDWRNGAENSLQAIEMAIKMGVDIVEIDIAVTSDSIPILMHDKYLDRTTNCTGLVKNRTYDSLKNCNLEDGLNDLTTHKVPTLEEALRKVKGKILINIDKGEDHIPLVYPILKKTKTLDQTIFSSYYPYEKLQKLSGGLIDSVMYMPKIKHDTKNPEKYLGTFVVNTRSVILQTRALSEQDTLLQIIPKAKSKGLWLWMNTLEPFHSAGHTDEKIVENPEEHLGWVLDQGTNIIQTDRPKIVLEYLRRKGLHN, from the coding sequence ATGATGAACTATTTCGTACGAAGTTTCTATACTTTATATTGTTCCCGATCAAAAACATGGATTAAATCAATCATTCTCCTGATTACTATTGCACTGTTCTCACTACCAAGTGCTAGGGCCCAAAAAAAACTATTTGTTTTTTCGGGCCAATCTAACATGGCAGGTAGATCTGCCATAACGGAATTGGATTTTAAAAGTATTTCCAATGTTTATATTTTGGATGACAAAGGGAATTTTGTATCTGCCCAAAATCCACTTAACCTGTATTCAAACATTAGAAAAGAGGCCCATATGCAAAGACTTGGTCCCGTATATACTTTTGCAAGGGCCATGCACAATGCTTATCCAAAAGATACCATTTTACTTGTGGTAAACGCGAGAGGAGGAACCGCCATTGAACGTTTTATGAAAGGAGATGCTTCGCAGTATTACAAAAAAACAATAGCACGAATAATGCAGGCTCAAAAAAAAGAACCTTCAGCTAGTTTAGAAGCAATTATTTGGCATCAGGGTGAATCAAATAGAAGTAATTATAGTGGATACCTTGCAAATTTGAAGACACTTATTTCTGATTACAGGACCGATTTGCTAAGTCCAGAACTCCCTTTGATCTGCGGGCAATTGGGGCTATGGAATGCTAATTATAAAAACATACGGAAAGAGATTTCAAAAATGGAAGTAGCGGTGCCCAATTCACATTTAGTTGAATCAGATGGGCTCATTAATTTTGATGAACATCATTTTGACAGTAGATCCCAGCGACTACTTGGTTTGCGTTATGCGAGAAAATTTTTGGAGATCAAAGGCCTTTCAAAAGCAGAAATTCTAAAAGCAACCAAGGTAAGTTCTTTTGAGGCCTTAAAAGAAATGCTACATCAACCAATTGAAAATTATATTATGGTTGCTGCACATAGGGGAGATTGGCGCAATGGCGCGGAAAATTCATTGCAGGCAATTGAAATGGCCATAAAAATGGGAGTGGACATTGTTGAAATCGATATTGCAGTAACCTCAGATAGCATCCCTATTTTAATGCATGATAAATATTTAGATCGTACAACAAACTGTACGGGCTTGGTGAAGAATAGGACCTATGATTCTTTGAAAAACTGTAATCTGGAAGACGGGCTAAACGATTTAACAACCCATAAAGTTCCCACACTTGAAGAGGCATTAAGAAAAGTAAAGGGAAAAATTTTGATAAATATAGATAAAGGAGAAGACCATATACCCCTTGTGTACCCTATTCTTAAAAAGACAAAAACTTTAGACCAAACTATTTTTAGCAGCTACTACCCTTATGAAAAGTTACAAAAGCTTTCAGGTGGCTTAATTGATAGTGTAATGTACATGCCCAAGATAAAGCATGACACTAAAAACCCCGAGAAATACCTGGGCACTTTTGTAGTCAATACCCGGTCGGTCATATTGCAGACTAGAGCATTATCAGAACAGGATACCTTGTTGCAAATAATACCCAAAGCTAAAAGCAAAGGACTATGGCTTTGGATGAATACTTTGGAACCTTTTCATTCTGCAGGCCATACGGATGAAAAAATAGTAGAAAATCCAGAGGAGCATTTGGGTTGGGTGCTTGATCAGGGAACGAACATTATCCAAACGGATCGACCCAAAATAGTTTTGGAATATTTAAGAAGGAAAGGGCTTCATAATTAA
- a CDS encoding RagB/SusD family nutrient uptake outer membrane protein — translation MKLIVKIYVLLILVAYVSCDNLELDPLNSVGSDVFYTSPENLNAGLYGIYDALQLEGMYGEQVLLDGLSDNCIVAPNFAPDVFNFAAGNQVEVAASFIDNYQDAYVLIQRANLLLDNADGVDGIPSSDLELIKAEARGLRALAYMKLVYLFGDVPFITTSISRDEALQISRTSRDIVIEFVLDEFVAVAAILGTTSSDGRLTRQAILGLHAKVMLYEARIGNKTWADALTAINDAIAVADSGGHDLFDTDTPTNDYKSLFTEANEGNSEFIFSVKFNSIDLSNSYLERYSWQAGVLVMYVHQNFADAYDYADGSDYNPTDDTYVGRDPRLSVNIMHEGLTFAGLTYDGTDGGGFVGGNSPGTATNLFLYKFVSTDFSATFNEGTLDVPVLRYADLVLMQAEALNETNGDGHPALNLVRDRAGLPGLAGLSQSDLRDEIIHERRVELAFEGQRWFDLVTLGLADNIINTIVEEDATVERGFTANRNELLPIPQTEIEANPNLTQNPGY, via the coding sequence ATGAAATTAATTGTAAAAATATACGTATTGCTGATACTGGTTGCTTATGTATCATGCGATAATCTAGAATTAGACCCTTTAAACTCTGTTGGTTCTGATGTTTTTTATACGTCTCCTGAAAATTTAAATGCTGGTTTATATGGTATTTATGATGCTTTACAGCTTGAGGGGATGTATGGAGAACAAGTATTGTTGGATGGGTTGAGCGATAATTGTATTGTAGCTCCAAACTTTGCACCTGATGTATTTAATTTTGCCGCTGGGAATCAAGTTGAAGTTGCAGCTTCATTTATAGATAATTATCAAGATGCCTATGTATTAATACAAAGAGCAAATTTATTATTGGATAATGCTGATGGAGTAGATGGAATACCTAGTAGTGATTTGGAATTGATTAAGGCAGAAGCAAGAGGGTTACGTGCGTTGGCATATATGAAACTAGTGTACTTGTTTGGTGATGTGCCATTTATCACAACTTCCATAAGTAGAGATGAGGCTCTACAAATAAGCAGGACTAGTCGTGATATCGTTATTGAATTTGTTTTAGATGAATTTGTTGCTGTTGCCGCTATTTTAGGCACAACATCTTCAGACGGCAGATTAACCAGGCAAGCTATTTTGGGTTTACATGCTAAAGTCATGTTGTATGAAGCAAGAATTGGTAATAAAACTTGGGCGGATGCTTTGACCGCAATAAATGACGCCATAGCTGTGGCAGACAGTGGAGGGCATGATTTATTTGATACGGATACGCCCACCAATGATTATAAGTCACTATTTACCGAAGCCAATGAAGGAAATTCTGAATTCATATTCTCAGTAAAATTTAATTCCATAGACTTATCTAACTCATATCTAGAAAGATATTCATGGCAAGCTGGTGTATTGGTCATGTATGTTCATCAAAATTTTGCAGATGCTTATGATTATGCAGACGGTTCAGATTATAATCCCACAGATGACACCTATGTTGGCAGAGACCCCAGATTAAGTGTAAATATTATGCACGAGGGACTTACTTTTGCTGGTTTAACCTATGATGGGACAGACGGAGGCGGTTTTGTAGGGGGCAATTCACCAGGAACGGCAACAAATCTATTTTTGTACAAATTTGTATCTACCGATTTTTCAGCAACTTTTAATGAAGGAACATTGGATGTTCCCGTATTGCGATATGCCGATTTGGTATTGATGCAGGCGGAAGCTTTGAACGAAACGAATGGAGACGGACATCCGGCACTCAATTTGGTGAGGGATAGGGCAGGATTACCTGGATTGGCCGGACTTTCCCAAAGTGATTTGAGAGACGAGATTATCCATGAGCGGAGAGTAGAGCTTGCTTTTGAAGGTCAGCGTTGGTTCGATTTGGTTACTTTGGGTCTTGCCGATAATATAATTAATACAATTGTTGAAGAGGATGCCACCGTTGAGCGAGGCTTTACTGCAAACAGGAATGAATTATTGCCAATACCTCAAACAGAAATAGAGGCGAATCCAAATCTTACGCAGAATCCTGGATATTAA